A window of Shewanella mesophila contains these coding sequences:
- the hflD gene encoding high frequency lysogenization protein HflD, with amino-acid sequence MSEPIFDRTMAFAGILQAIGQVQRVARHGQADSDGLAASLNSILVTNPDNTSDVYADKIALKQGYQLILNQLSDDKQKDVEITRYLIGILALERKLSRSSSALGMLAERINQVHRQLHHFSITDDQVVGNFAGIYSDIISNLGPKIQISGNPEFLKQPLVQQRIRALLLAAMRSAVLWRQLGGKRRHLVFSRKAIVDIANKSLTL; translated from the coding sequence GTGAGCGAGCCTATTTTCGATAGAACTATGGCATTTGCCGGCATCTTACAAGCTATCGGCCAAGTGCAGCGTGTCGCCAGACATGGACAAGCAGACAGCGATGGTTTAGCCGCAAGCCTCAACAGTATTTTGGTGACTAACCCTGACAACACCAGCGACGTATACGCAGATAAAATCGCATTAAAACAAGGTTATCAACTAATCCTGAATCAACTCAGTGATGACAAGCAAAAAGATGTCGAGATCACCCGTTACCTGATTGGGATCTTAGCCCTCGAGCGCAAACTATCGCGTTCATCGAGCGCGCTCGGCATGTTAGCCGAACGGATTAACCAAGTGCATCGTCAGTTGCATCATTTCTCGATTACGGACGATCAAGTGGTTGGCAATTTTGCTGGGATCTACAGCGATATTATTAGTAACTTAGGGCCCAAAATTCAGATCTCGGGTAATCCAGAGTTTTTAAAGCAGCCTCTTGTGCAACAAAGAATACGTGCCCTACTGCTCGCCGCCATGCGCAGCGCAGTGTTATGGCGCCAATTAGGAGGCAAGCGCAGGCACCTTGTCTTCTCAAGAAAAGCAATAGTAGATATCGCTAATAAAAGCCTCACCCTATAA
- the purB gene encoding adenylosuccinate lyase, translated as MELSALTAISPVDGRYGSKTASLRGIFSEYGLTKYRVQVEINWLKLLSSCPEIEEVPPFSETALALLDQIKDNFSEEDALRVKAIEATTNHDVKAVEYFIKEKIADNAELVAIDEFVHFACTSEDINNLSHGLMLTDAREQVLVPYCQQIVDSIKKLATEYRSVPLMSRTHGQPASPSTLGKEMANVAVRLERQVKQIQAVEIMGKINGAVGNYNAHLSAYPEVDWHTLSERFVTSLGLTWNPYTTQIEPHDYIAELFDAVARFNTVLIDFDRDIWGYIALGHFKQKTIAGEIGSSTMPHKVNPIDFENSEGNLGIANAIMQHLAAKLPVSRWQRDLTDSTVLRNLGVGMAHALIAYQATLKGISKLEVNEAHLRDELNQNWEVLAEPVQTVMRRYGIEKPYEKLKELTRGKRIDGEQLAQFIDNLDLPAEVKVELKKMTPANYIGRAEAFVDELK; from the coding sequence ATGGAACTTTCCGCACTAACTGCTATCTCTCCGGTAGACGGTCGTTATGGTAGTAAAACCGCCTCATTAAGAGGGATTTTCAGCGAGTACGGCCTGACCAAATACCGTGTTCAAGTCGAAATAAACTGGCTAAAGCTGCTCTCTAGCTGTCCAGAAATTGAAGAAGTTCCACCTTTTAGCGAAACTGCGTTAGCACTTCTCGATCAAATCAAAGACAACTTCAGTGAAGAAGACGCCCTGCGCGTTAAAGCCATTGAAGCCACCACCAACCATGACGTAAAAGCGGTTGAGTACTTTATCAAAGAGAAAATTGCCGACAATGCTGAATTAGTCGCGATCGACGAGTTTGTTCACTTTGCCTGTACCTCTGAAGATATTAACAATCTTTCTCACGGTTTAATGCTTACCGACGCTCGCGAGCAAGTACTTGTGCCTTACTGTCAGCAAATCGTAGACAGTATCAAGAAACTAGCAACAGAATACCGCTCAGTGCCTTTAATGTCGCGTACCCACGGCCAACCAGCTTCGCCTTCAACATTGGGTAAAGAGATGGCTAACGTTGCAGTACGTCTTGAGCGTCAAGTAAAGCAGATCCAAGCTGTTGAGATCATGGGTAAGATTAATGGCGCCGTAGGTAACTATAACGCTCACCTATCTGCTTACCCAGAAGTTGATTGGCACACGCTGTCAGAGCGCTTCGTCACCAGCCTTGGCCTTACTTGGAATCCTTATACGACTCAAATAGAGCCACACGATTACATCGCAGAGCTATTCGATGCAGTAGCGCGCTTTAATACCGTGCTAATCGATTTTGACCGTGATATCTGGGGTTATATCGCCCTTGGTCACTTCAAGCAAAAAACCATTGCAGGTGAGATTGGTTCATCGACCATGCCACATAAAGTTAACCCAATCGACTTTGAAAACTCAGAGGGTAACTTAGGTATTGCTAATGCGATTATGCAACACTTAGCGGCAAAACTACCTGTATCAAGATGGCAACGAGATCTAACTGACTCGACAGTTTTGCGTAACTTAGGCGTTGGTATGGCCCATGCGCTAATTGCATATCAAGCAACCTTAAAAGGGATCAGTAAGCTTGAAGTCAATGAAGCACACCTACGCGATGAACTAAACCAAAACTGGGAAGTACTAGCAGAGCCAGTACAAACAGTAATGCGTCGCTACGGTATCGAAAAGCCATATGAAAAGCTAAAAGAGCTCACCCGCGGTAAGCGTATCGACGGAGAGCAGCTAGCTCAGTTTATCGACAACCTCGATCTACCCGCAGAGGTTAAAGTTGAGCTGAAGAAGATGACTCCGGCTAACTATATTGGTCGTGCGGAAGCATTTGTCGACGAACTAAAGTAA
- a CDS encoding cupin domain-containing protein, with product MYTLNFDQQAFLETYWQKQPLVIKAAFRDFVDPIAADELAGLACEEEIASRIILTKQNNWEIIQGPIEDYAPFGEDNWQLLVQAVNHWYPDSQPLVDAFRFIPDWRFDDLMVSFATPGGGVGPHIDNYDVFLLQGEGKRRWKVGPIGDYSPRGGDTHTALIDDFEPIIDVVLEAGDMLYIPPGFPHRGETIETALSYSIGFRAPSQQELISGIADHLIDTNSGVKRFTSSQEPTEPGLLPLTQQNGMVELLRELLTKPEYYQPVLGQLLSQNRFELDLCEPDGEHSSEELLEALEDGAEIQRIGGLKVIRVEGDAQQRLFINGEIYGLDEVKDDTLTTLANQICFDSDTALTLCKQPGVTQYFLWLLDQGYAYLA from the coding sequence ATGTATACTCTCAACTTCGACCAACAAGCATTTTTAGAGACCTATTGGCAAAAGCAGCCATTAGTGATCAAGGCAGCCTTTAGAGACTTTGTCGATCCCATCGCCGCCGATGAACTTGCAGGACTGGCCTGTGAAGAGGAAATTGCATCGCGGATAATCTTAACCAAGCAAAACAATTGGGAGATCATCCAAGGTCCCATCGAAGATTATGCCCCATTTGGTGAAGATAACTGGCAACTGTTAGTTCAAGCTGTTAACCATTGGTATCCAGATTCTCAGCCACTCGTCGATGCATTTCGTTTTATTCCAGACTGGCGCTTTGATGATTTAATGGTGTCATTCGCGACTCCTGGTGGTGGCGTCGGGCCTCATATTGATAACTATGATGTCTTCTTACTCCAAGGTGAAGGTAAACGTCGTTGGAAAGTCGGCCCAATCGGTGACTACTCTCCACGAGGAGGTGACACTCACACGGCGCTGATAGATGATTTCGAACCAATAATTGATGTGGTTCTCGAAGCGGGTGATATGCTCTATATTCCGCCAGGGTTTCCTCATCGTGGCGAGACCATCGAAACCGCATTAAGTTATTCGATTGGTTTTCGAGCGCCAAGTCAGCAAGAGTTGATCAGTGGCATTGCGGATCATCTCATCGACACCAATAGCGGCGTCAAACGCTTTACCTCTAGCCAAGAACCGACAGAACCTGGATTGCTTCCCCTTACCCAGCAAAACGGTATGGTGGAGCTACTAAGAGAGCTATTAACAAAGCCTGAATATTATCAACCCGTGCTTGGGCAGTTACTCAGTCAAAACCGATTTGAACTCGATTTATGTGAGCCAGATGGTGAACACAGTTCAGAGGAGTTACTTGAGGCCTTAGAAGATGGTGCCGAGATCCAGCGCATTGGCGGTCTCAAGGTTATCCGTGTTGAAGGTGACGCTCAACAGAGGCTATTTATTAACGGTGAAATATACGGCTTAGATGAGGTTAAGGACGATACTCTCACAACCTTAGCCAATCAGATTTGTTTCGATAGCGATACCGCTTTAACTTTGTGTAAGCAACCTGGCGTCACCCAGTATTTTTTATGGCTGCTTGATCAAGGTTACGCATACCTAGCCTGA
- a CDS encoding DUF4826 family protein, producing the protein MTEQAVDQTQPLSPEQQEALTQQWIKEHFQKANRFLAEKGVIPSKVIADESRYLAPFLAVWKMESKQPKAQTFWVMSGDLPSDYVDVGVAKTARDAIRHFSMMWQLKAENLIKSGATADATQAKFAKLLVSRAESLYQIHNDDKLWKES; encoded by the coding sequence ATGACGGAACAAGCAGTCGACCAAACTCAACCTTTGAGTCCAGAACAACAAGAAGCACTCACTCAACAGTGGATTAAAGAGCATTTTCAGAAGGCTAATCGCTTTCTGGCTGAAAAGGGTGTGATCCCAAGTAAGGTTATTGCCGATGAGAGTCGCTACCTCGCGCCGTTTCTAGCCGTGTGGAAAATGGAGTCAAAACAGCCTAAAGCGCAAACCTTTTGGGTGATGTCTGGTGATTTACCTTCTGATTATGTCGATGTGGGTGTGGCTAAAACGGCGCGAGATGCGATCCGTCACTTTTCGATGATGTGGCAATTAAAAGCCGAAAATCTAATAAAATCAGGTGCAACTGCAGATGCGACTCAAGCTAAATTTGCCAAGCTTTTAGTTTCTCGAGCAGAGAGCCTATACCAAATTCATAATGACGATAAGTTATGGAAAGAGTCATAA